Proteins from a genomic interval of Oxyura jamaicensis isolate SHBP4307 breed ruddy duck chromosome 10, BPBGC_Ojam_1.0, whole genome shotgun sequence:
- the BLM gene encoding Bloom syndrome protein yields MAAVPHNNLWEQLQLHSARGALSKPPPARSRPGVFTFKKPTPCGRERSGSSALRDKDVNAAPAGGQRRRPAEPFPVRGCGPATVPAALCPGPVPRRTAEETNGAGRRPLAAPARDGGPAPLGGGPVAVDDEWDDMDDFDLSGIEKRFSKPAVLSPKCQRAACKAPQRPSSHVNKLSGAVNGNAASPKPGSWEPKGTPPAEEEQHSSQGSVICLGDMVHCGGDKIVGEDLREKLTTDVTLDDEREEAHKATTDKSGGSQKLSNSEKNSQAEMDEISNELLANIELGEDDYLDVVPPSPEEELPSFSPSVKNISNIFKESPPGGRSTANGIEPKPEEITAKQHVAGSDSRAEDADEGPHLEQELYSVMDDICKLVDAIPVHELRSLSCAKELLQQRDLRRKLLASSVALNTSSATNVFPRNWKACVQQDASALSGTALCSGPDRSFVRNSPKSTSLSSVLSGTVNSNNFSTENNQTLDDLNTSYVAKQTAQDTICLKTAELSSSKLNSKDRTSLSHTSEMSFNNSWCEKSVVRNGEHWHLPERPITSTALKVPSKAPAGTPASDCLDVNDTDFDLDNFDIDDFDEGWENSVTVSAPETPSAPLYQPVREGPPAKSLLSKIISAAKGSPLVSNPAAPKSSFLTATKNQTEPLVNNPALERFRGMKFSHSEEMMTIFHRKFGLHSFRTNQLEAINAALLGEDCFILMPTGGGKSLCYQLPACVSAGVTIVISPLRSLIIDQVQKLNTLDIAATYLTGDRTDTDASNIYMQLSKKDPVIKLLYVTPEKVCASNRLMSALENLYNRKLLARFVIDEAHCVSQWGHDFRKDYKRLNMLRKKFHSVPMMALTATANPRVQKDIQNQLEMLRPQVFTMSFNRHNLKYDVLPKKPKRVAMDCLEWIKKYHPHDSGIIYCLSRHECDTTAAILQKEGLSALAYHAGLTDSNRDLVQKKWINQEGCQVICATIAFGMGIDKPDVRYVIHASLPKSVEGYYQESGRAGRDGEMSHCLLFYSYSDVTRLRRLILMEKDGNSHTRETHFNNLYSMVHYCENVVDCRRIQLLAYFGETNFNPNFCKDHPEVICDNCSRKKDYKSRNVTDEVKSIVRFVQQHCGQMRGRNAGSGRYTLNMMVDIFLGTKSAKIQSGIFGKGAAYSRHNVERLFRKLVLDKILDEDLYITANDQAVAYVILGERAQAVLNGSLQVEFHETESASAIRKQRASVTKMSQREEMVKKCLSELTDTCKTLGKVFDVHYFNIFSTSTLKKIAETLSSDVEVLLQIDGVTEDKLEKYGAEIIKVMDKYSEWTIAEDAACQSVDTAEGSTGTPESEEEAGDVVTTSSYFCNNANQRRKRKRPPNFRESKKKKTSSAGSQQFHPKGGYSKYRRTKRPSNSKTPPSSGYSSASYSVSATQGTGGKLGIMAPPKPKNRQFLQPSYSIL; encoded by the exons ATGGCGGCCGTGCCGCACAACAACctctgggagcagctgcagctgcactcGGCCCGCGGTGCCCTCAGCAAGCCGCCGCCCGCGCGGAGCCGGCCTGG GGTCTTCACGTTCAAGAAGCCCACCCCGTGCGGCAGGGAGCGCAGCGGGAGCTCGGCGCTGCGGGACAAGGACGTGAACGCGGCGCCGGCCGGCGGACAGCGGAGGAGGCCCGCGGAGCCCTTCCCGGTGAGGGGCTGCGGCCCGGCCACGGTCCCCGCCGCGCTCTGCCCCGGCCCGGTGCCCCGGCGCACTGCTGAGGAGACGAACGGGGCCGGCAGGAGGCCGCTGGCCGCTCCCGCTCGGGATGGGGGCCCTGCTCCGCTGGGAGGGGGGCCCGTCGCTGTGGACGATGAGTGGGACGATATGGACGACTTCGACTTGTCGGGCATCGAGAAGAGATTCTCCAAACCAGCCGTTTTGTCCCCCAAATGCCAGAGGGCCGCCTGCAAGGCTCCCCAGAGACCGAGCTCCCATGTCAATAAGCTGTCCGGGGCCGTGAATGGCAACGCAGCATCCCCAAAACCTGGCTCTTGGGAGCCTAAAGGAACGCCTCCCGCTGAGGAAGAGCAGCACTCATCCCAAGGGTCTGTCATCTGTCTTGGGGACATGGTCCACTGTGGCGGCGACAAGATTGTGGGCGAGGATCTTCGGGAGAAGTTAACTACTGACGTGACTTTGGATGATGAGAGGGAAGAGGCTCACAAAG CTACCACTGATAAAAGCGGTGGAAGCCAGAAGCTAAGCAACAGTGAGAAAAACAGCCAAGCAGAGATGGATGAGATCAGCAACGAGCTGTTAGCAAACATCGAGCTTGGAGAGGACGATTACTTAGATGTAGTTCCACCTTCCCCTGAAGAAGAGCTGCCTTCCTTCTCACCATCTGTAAAAAACATTAG taatattttcaaagaatctCCTCCTGGTGGAAGATCAACAGCTAATGGCATTGAGCCTAAGCCTGAGGAGATTACAGCAAAACAGCATGTTGCTGGAAGTGATTCTAGGGCAGAGGATGCAG ATGAAGGCCCACATTTGGAACAGGAACTCTACAGCGTCATGGATGATATTTGTAAGCTGGTAGATGCCATTCCAGTTCATGAGCTCAGGTCTCTGTCATGCGCAAAAGAACTACTTCAGCAAAGGGATCTCCG gaGAAAATTGTTAGCTAGTTCTGTCGCTTTGAACACGAGTAGCGCAACCAACGTTTTTCCTAGGAATTGGAAGGCATGTGTGCAACAAGACGCTTCTGCGCTTTCTGGTACTGCTTTGTGTTCTGGCCCTGATAGGAGTTTTGTCAGAAACTCACCAAAATCTACAAGTCTTTCATCTGTGCTTTCCGGGACTGTTAATTCAAACaatttttctacagaaaataatcaaacacTTGATGATTTGAATACCTCTTATGTTGCAAAGCAAACTGCTCAGGACACCATCTGCCTAAAAACCGCAGAACTTTCTTCTTCCAAGCTGAACAGCAAAGACAGAACTTCCCTCAGCCACACTTCGGAGATGTCTTTCAACAACAGCTGGTGTGAAAAGTCAGTGGTGAGAAACGGTGAACACTGGCATCTTCCGGAGAGGCCCATTacaagcactgctctgaaagTTCCGAGCAAAGCCCCTGCTGGCACTCCTGCATCAGACTGTTTAGATGTAAACGATACAGACTTTGATCTTGATAATTTTGATATTGATGATTTTGATGAGGGCTGGGAGAATTCAGTGACTGTTTCGGCGCCTGAAACACCATCTGCGCCATTGTATCAGCCGGTCAGGGAAGGGCCACCTGCCAAATCTCTGCTCTCGAAGATCATCTCAGCAGCCAAAGGATCTCCTCTTGTATCAAATCCTGCTGCTCCAAAATCAAGCTTCTTGACGGCAACAAAGAACCAAACAG AGCCACTGGTTAATAACCCCGCACTAGAACGTTTCAGGGGTATGAAATTTTCCCACTCTGAAGAAATGATGACtatatttcacagaaagttTGGTTTGCACTCTTTCCGGACAAATCAGCTGGAGGCCATCAACGCTGCTCTTCTGGGAGAAGATTGTTTCATCCTAATGCCCACTG GTGGTGGTAAAAGTTTGTGCTACCAATTACCTGCTTGTGTCTCTGCTGGAGTCACTATTGTTATTTCTCCGCTGAGATCGCTGATAATAGATCAAGTTCAGAAGCTGAATACTTTAGAT attgCTGCAACATACCTGACAGGTGATAGAACAGATACTGATGCTTCGAACATATATATGCAATTGTCAAAAAAAGATCCTGTAATAAAACTTCTGTATGTTACCCCTGAGAAG GTCTGTGCAAGCAACCGACTGATGTCAGCCCTGGAAAATCTTTACAATCGGAAACTCCTAGCGCGTTTTGTCATTGATGAGGCCCACTGTGTCAGCCAG tgGGGTCATGATTTTCGAAAAGACTACAAACGACTGAACATGCTCCGCAAGAAGTTTCACTCTGTTCCTATGATGGCTCTTACTGCCACTGCTAACCCAAGAGTACAAAAGGATATTCAGAATCAGCTTGAGATGCTAAGACCACAAGT GTTTACGATGAGCTTCAACAGGCATAACTTGAAATATGATGTGTTGCCCAAGAAGCCAAAGAGGGTGGCAATGGATTGCTTggaatggattaaaaaatatcatCCGC ATGACTCTGGGATAATTTACTGCCTTTCACGTCACGAATGTGACACAACTGCAGCCATTCTGCAGAAGGAAGGTCTTTCTGCGCTTGCCTATCATGCTGGCCTCACTGACTCCAACAGAGATCTTGTGCAAAAGAAGTGGATTAATCAAGAAGGAtgccag GTTATATGTGCAACAATTGCCTTTGGAATGGGAATAGATAAACCTGATGTACGATACGTTATCCATGCTTCCCTTCCTAAATCTGTAGAAGGTTACTATCAAGAGTCTGGCAGGGCCGGACGAGATGGTGAAATGTCTCACTGCCTGCTCTTCTACAGCTACAGTGATGTAACCAGACTTAGAAGGCTAATACTAA TGGAGAAAGATGGAAACAGTCACACGAGAGAAACCCACTTTAACAACCTGTACAGCATGGTTCATTACTGTGAGAACGTGGTTGATTGCCGGAGAATTCAGCTTTTGGCCTACTTTGGGGAAACTAATTTTAATCCTAACTTTTGTAAAGATCACCCAGAAGTAATTTGTGATAACTGCAGTAGAAAGAAG GATTACAAATCAAGAAATGTAACCGATGAAGTGAAAAGCATCGTAAGATTTGTACAACAACATTGCGGACAGATGAGAGGGAGAAATGCAGGTTCTGGAAGATACACATTGAATATGATGGTAGACATTTTCTTAG GTACAAAGAGTGCGAAGATTCAGTCTGGAATATTTGGGAAGGGGGCTGCCTACTCAAGGCATAATGTGGAAAGACTATTTAGAAAACTGGTACTGGACAAGATTCTGGATGAAGACTTGTACATTACAGCTAATGACCAAGCTGTGGCTTATGTAATTCTAGGAGAGCGAGCGCAGGCGGTGCTAAATGGATCACTGCAG GTGGAATTTCATGAAACTGAAAGTGCCAGTGCCATTAGAAAACAAAGGGCTTCTGTGACAAAAATGTCACAGCGGGAAGAGATGGTTAAAAAGTGCCTCAGCGAACTTACAGATACATGCAAAACTCTTGGGAAAGTCTTTGATGTGCATTACTTCAATATTTTCAGTACTTCAACTCTAAAGAAAATAGCAG AAACCTTGTCTTCTGATGTGGAGGTTTTGCTGCAGATAGATGGTGTCACAGAAgataaactggaaaaatatggcgcagaaataataaaagtgatGGATAAGTACTCAGAATGGACCATAGCAG
- the CTSH gene encoding pro-cathepsin H, whose amino-acid sequence MGCPVLLALAALLAPAAAASAVTAQEEQLFKAWMLQNGRRYGPAEYGHRLRVFVGNKRRIDEHNAGNHSFEMGLNQFSDLTFTEFKKMYLWREPQNCSATKGNFLRSSGPYPDSVDWRKKGNYVTPVKNQGPCGSCWTFSTTGCLESAIAIATGKLLSLAEQQLVDCAQAFNNHGCSGGLPSQAFEYIMYNKGLMAEDAYPYRAKNGTCKFQPDKAIAFVKDVINITQYDEAGMVEAVGKYNPVSFAFEVTSNFMHYRKGVYSNPRCEHTPDKVNHAVLAVGYGEENGTPYWIVKNSWGPLWGMDGYFLIERGKNMCGLAACASYPIPQV is encoded by the exons atgggctgccccgtgctgctggCCTTGGCCGCGCTCCtggcgcccgccgccgccgcctcggcGGTCACGGCTCAAG AGGAGCAGCTGTTCAAGGCCTGGATGCTGCAG AACGGGAGGCGCTACGGACCGGCCGAGTACGGGCACCGGCTGCGGGTCTTCGTGGGCAACAAGCGGCGCATCGACGAGCACAACGCCGGCAACCACAGCTTTGAAA tgGGCCTCAACCAGTTCTCCGATCTGACCTTCACGGAGTTCAAAAAGATGTACCTGTGGAGAGAGCCCCAG AACTGCTCGGCCACGAAGGGGAACTTCCTGCGCAGCTCGGGGCCATATCCTGACTCTGTTGactggaggaagaaagggaactACGTGACGCCCGTGAAAAACCAG GGTCCTTGCGGGAGCTGCTGGACCTTTTCTACCACGGGGTGCCTGGAGTCGGCGATCGCGATTGCGACGGGAAAGCTGCTCTCCCTG gcagagcagcagttaGTTGATTGCGCTCAGGCTTTTAACAACCATGGCTGCAGTGG GGGCCTGCCAAGCCAAGCTTTCGAATACATAATGTATAACAAAGGGCTGATGGCGGAGGATGCCTACCCGTACCGGGCTAAG AACGGCACGTGCAAGTTCCAGCCAGACAAGGCTATTGCGTTCGTCAAAGATGTTATCAATATCACGCAG TATGATGAGGCTGGCATGGTGGAAGCCGTGGGGAAGTACAACCCAGTGAGCTTTGCATTCGAGGTAACGAGTAACTTCATGCACTACAGAAAAGGAGTCTATTCAAA ccCACGATGTGAGCACACTCCTGACAAGGTGAACCATGCTGTCCTAGCTGTTGGGTATGGAGAGGAAAATGGGACTCCTTACTGGATTGTTAAGAACTCCTGGGGCCCTCTGTGGGGTATGGATGG gTATTTCCTAATTGAACGCGGCAAGAATATGTGTGGTCTTGCTGCTTGTGCATCTTACCCTATTCCCCAGGTGTAA